The genomic stretch GTCCCCTCTTCTCCCGCCCGTCCTCACCTGCTCGGAGTTGTCCAGGGCGCCGCCGGGCTTCCCGATGCACTTCCGAAAGCATTTGTCCGTCATCCGCTGCGGAGAGAGCCCGTGAGCAGGACCGCGGCCCGGGAGCTCCGGCCGCAGCCGCCGCCCCTGCTGCGAGGGGAGTGGAGCGGCCTGGCCGTCCCCTGCGACCCGCACCGGGACcgagccagccctgcccggccccgccgccccttCTGACCTGCAAGAGCTCCTGTGCGTTGGCCACGGCGATCTGCACCTTCACCTGCTCCATGATGAGCCCCGGGTCCAGCTTCcccccgccgcctcctccgGAGCCGAAGTCGGAGCCGAAGCCGCTCTCCATGCCCAGAGTCACCGCGGCCGGGGCCCCTGCGCTGCCGGAGCGAGAAATGGCGGCGCCCGGGACTGCAGTTCCCGGCGGGCCCCGCGCCGCCTCCGCCTCCGCCTCCGCGCCGGGCGGGACTGAGCGCTCCGctccgccggggccgggccgcctCAGCGCGGCCGTTCCACGCTGTCCCCAGGCCGGGGACGCCCGTCCCGCCGCCCCTCGTGTGCCCGAGCGCTCGTGTCACCGCCGGCCGCGGAGGAGGCGGCCCCGAGCGAGCTCCCAAGGGACTCCCAGGGGCCGAGCCAGACCCGGGTCAGACAACAGCGTTCGAGTACCAGGGTTCAGCGCAGCCCCACCGAGGTAACGGGAAGGGGCTTTAAACAGGCACCGCCAGAGACCGAAACGCTGCCCAGCTGCCCCCCATGGTGAaacaccagctctgctgggatccCCGCAGAAACTCCCCTTTGGGATCTCTCTGGAATTCATCCTTCTGTTCTTCGAGgcttctttctgtctttcctgaCTCGGGTGACAAGCCCACGCCCTTGAAGTCTGCCTCACCTCCATTATACTTCCCTCCATTAAGAATGCTGTGGGATGAGGTAGAAGCAAATGGGAAAGGACAACGCTACGGAGCTCTTTTTCAAGGGTGAGATGTGATGAGCAGGTAGGAGATGGCATGAGAGGAGGGGACTGAGTGCAACAGCTCATCTTCACTAGCCCAAGCCTAGACTATTGCAAACCATATCATCCCGTCTTTGGATCTGCCCACTTCAAAAAGAAGCCATTCCTACCACCCCGCAGGAGCATCGTCAGCTAGTGTTAACGGTGGGGCAGCCACATCAGGGACAATTTAAAAATGAGTATGGACTCGAAAGTGGGCTGCAAACTGAGCCAGGCTGGCAAACGCATCAGCTCGTGGCAGTGCTTCTGCCCATCCCTAAGAATCCATCCTTGCCAGGGATATGTACCTGCTCTCGTTCTTATTTAGAGTCAAGTAGGTTAAATCGAAAAACCCCTTCAGTGCAGCGGTGATGAGAAAGCAAGGGAAGGTttatctgctccagctcctgataCTCTTCCCCCTGCTTTTTGTCGGTACAGATCACAGAGGACAGCACGTTCCACCAGCACTGTCACGTTTAAGGAAAGCGTTAATTTGTTCTAGAGCGCATCCCGCAATCCCTGCTGGGACTCACTCTGACTTAGCTGATCACTGTCAGgagcacagacagcagctctTTGTGTCCTCTCTCTATACTTAATGGCCTCCTTGAATGAATCATCTCCAACAGCCCACACTACCTGTGTGCTGGGTAATAAGACAGAAGGAAACcaataaaatgcaaaacatttatTCGAGTGTGTTGTACAAAAAGTTTCCAGTCATAAAATGTATATTACAAATCATTGAAAAAGACAAGACATTTGGCATGCatattctaaaaagaaaaaaaaccaaaccattttgAAATGATAAAGTCTAGGTTGTGATGTAGATTTTCTAAGTTTCAAGAGAACACtctgttttgtctttgtgtttctgttaaCAACCTTTTTCATAATTCCCTATTTAAAAAACTTGAACCTTCCAAAAACTCATCTGCAGCAGATGACTGGAGGTGGTTACTGCAGTGCTCTCAAGCCAGACCTatctaaataaaaattttgtttaaaaaaaaaaattaaaaaaaaaaaaaaaaatcacaattcaAGTCACGAGTCATCACTGCTATGAAAATAAGGAATCAACTGTATTTTGTGCCCAAATGGATAGTGT from Hirundo rustica isolate bHirRus1 chromosome 26, bHirRus1.pri.v3, whole genome shotgun sequence encodes the following:
- the TIMM13 gene encoding mitochondrial import inner membrane translocase subunit Tim13, with translation MESGFGSDFGSGGGGGGKLDPGLIMEQVKVQIAVANAQELLQRMTDKCFRKCIGKPGGALDNSEQKCIAMCMDRYMDSWNTVSRAYNSRLQRERANM